The Actinomadura graeca nucleotide sequence GAATGGGCCGCATGACGGAATCTGCGGGCGGCGAAGGCGGGACCGGACGGGTCGTCGTGGTGACCGGCGCGAACGGCGCAGCCGGGCAGGCGGTGACGCGGCGCCTCGCGGCGGGCGGCACGCACGTCGTCGCCGCGGGCCGCCGCCCCCTCGACTGGGGCGACGACCGCGTCTCCCCCGCCGTGGTGGACCTGCTGGACGCCGCCGCCACCCGCGCGTGGGCCGCCGGCGTCGCCGAGCGGCACGGCCGCGTCGACGGGCTCGTCCACCTGGTGGGCGGCTGGCGCGGCGGCACCCCCTTCGAGGACACCGACCTGGACGACTGGACGTTCCTGCACGACCAGCTCGTCCGGACGCTGCAGCACGCGACGCTCGCCTTCCACCGGCACCTGCGCGCCGCG carries:
- a CDS encoding SDR family NAD(P)-dependent oxidoreductase, which encodes MTESAGGEGGTGRVVVVTGANGAAGQAVTRRLAAGGTHVVAAGRRPLDWGDDRVSPAVVDLLDAAATRAWAAGVAERHGRVDGLVHLVGGWRGGTPFEDTDLDDWTFLHDQLVRTLQHATLAFHRHLRAAPRGRFAIVSQHAARHPKQNAAAYATAKAASEAWTLAMADSFAADPPPAPGGGADGDAGPAAVILVVEALLTDEMREKRPDADFSRLTHVDDLADAVAGLWIRPAAELNGTRRELS